The following are from one region of the Gammaproteobacteria bacterium genome:
- a CDS encoding hemolysin expression modulating protein, with protein sequence MAVTTTTRPSLGSGSIKFIDGIPFEGIGSGGFTSNDLLIIGDDSDNVLIGGSGNDDLEGGGGNDILKEGPGNGILNGGDGNDDLDGGPGTEKLFGGAGDDILRAGGTAPAPGQVGDYDRLNGGAGHDTFGFYGVGHFQIADFTLGEDRLFFDSSVLGITDVGQLLSYITNITDHGVIDPVSNLSSFTVDFGPTASIELVGVGVTPSAITADMIVFNL encoded by the coding sequence ATGGCAGTAACTACAACAACCCGCCCAAGCCTGGGTTCGGGATCAATCAAATTTATCGATGGTATTCCTTTTGAGGGAATTGGATCTGGTGGGTTCACTTCTAATGATTTGCTAATTATTGGTGACGATTCAGATAATGTACTTATTGGCGGTTCCGGTAATGATGATCTGGAAGGCGGAGGGGGAAACGATATCCTTAAAGAAGGCCCCGGCAATGGCATATTAAATGGCGGAGACGGCAATGATGATCTGGATGGAGGGCCAGGAACTGAGAAACTTTTCGGTGGCGCTGGTGACGATATCCTGCGAGCCGGGGGTACTGCACCAGCACCAGGTCAAGTTGGGGATTACGACAGATTGAATGGCGGTGCCGGGCACGACACGTTCGGTTTTTATGGTGTCGGTCACTTTCAAATTGCCGATTTCACACTGGGTGAAGACCGTTTATTTTTTGATTCATCCGTACTTGGAATTACTGACGTTGGGCAATTACTCTCGTATATAACAAACATTACCGATCATGGCGTTATTGATCCTGTTAGTAATCTTAGTAGCTTTACTGTTGATTTTGGCCCTACTGCGTCTATTGAGCTTGTTGGAGTTGGAGTTACCCCAAGCGCAATTACAGCAGATATGATCGTTTTCAATCTCTAA
- a CDS encoding adenylyltransferase/cytidyltransferase family protein, producing MTLEEALSKAKELITAGKFNDADKILEPLKSEYPLSPDVARLWCSLAMRTGRAADVPAYAAKIYAQVAGDFHKAHWAHVLGTANFILLDLSAAHVHFSDALNHLLALAKSGKIPPQKGQEKQLQTGINAFVSGEAEKLLWTTCAQLARLNIPAFPFAGTLLGLVRNGRLLDFDKDLDIAVRMESWDTCCAALEQAGWVRAPMRIEYANYRDYVHAELGITLDVCGLQARGKQLVGGFALPGYADEYQRVSVFPGLDLMQRDSDYGAVWFPRQPEKILAAFYGDWRTPNPHWDTVVSACNLENFTLLVRCYAYHRLIQFWLLGDLTKAWCYAHQIALKDPDDVLALRSRQWMERAMMRLNREIPVWPKNQRQKRVYTRMVADLFHEGHVNFLREARALGTHLTVCVVSDERVVENKGKLPVMKQAERAAVVATCKYVDAVTTETPASVTPELMQCHGFDIYTFACASEQERREKYQLCESLPPEMIQELTYTPGISTSDLVMRVRGDAGSK from the coding sequence ATGACACTCGAAGAAGCGTTGTCGAAAGCAAAGGAATTAATCACTGCGGGTAAGTTCAACGATGCGGACAAAATTCTGGAGCCGCTGAAAAGTGAATATCCACTATCGCCGGATGTCGCACGCTTATGGTGCTCCCTGGCGATGCGCACCGGCCGGGCAGCCGATGTGCCGGCGTATGCAGCGAAAATTTATGCGCAAGTAGCGGGCGATTTTCACAAAGCGCACTGGGCACATGTGCTGGGGACCGCAAACTTCATTTTGCTGGATTTGTCTGCCGCGCATGTGCATTTTAGCGATGCGCTGAATCATTTATTGGCGTTGGCCAAATCGGGAAAAATTCCGCCGCAAAAAGGACAAGAGAAGCAATTGCAAACCGGCATAAACGCATTTGTTTCCGGCGAAGCGGAGAAATTGTTGTGGACTACCTGCGCGCAATTAGCCCGATTGAATATTCCGGCATTTCCCTTCGCCGGTACATTGCTGGGACTGGTTCGCAATGGCCGCTTGCTGGATTTCGATAAGGATCTCGATATCGCCGTGCGCATGGAATCCTGGGATACTTGTTGCGCCGCACTGGAACAGGCGGGCTGGGTGCGCGCACCGATGCGGATCGAATACGCCAATTATCGCGATTACGTGCATGCGGAATTGGGGATCACACTGGATGTCTGCGGCTTGCAAGCTCGAGGAAAACAACTCGTGGGAGGCTTCGCGCTACCCGGTTATGCGGATGAGTATCAGCGGGTGTCGGTTTTTCCCGGATTAGACTTGATGCAACGCGATAGCGATTACGGTGCTGTCTGGTTTCCACGCCAACCAGAAAAAATTTTGGCCGCCTTTTACGGCGACTGGCGCACACCGAACCCCCATTGGGATACCGTGGTATCCGCGTGTAACCTGGAAAACTTTACCCTGCTGGTGCGCTGCTATGCCTATCACCGACTGATACAGTTCTGGTTATTGGGTGACTTGACCAAAGCCTGGTGCTACGCGCATCAAATCGCGCTGAAGGACCCCGATGATGTGCTTGCACTGCGCAGCCGGCAATGGATGGAACGTGCCATGATGCGCTTAAACCGCGAGATACCCGTATGGCCGAAAAATCAGCGGCAAAAACGTGTGTACACGCGCATGGTGGCTGATCTGTTTCACGAAGGGCATGTCAATTTTTTGCGGGAAGCGCGTGCGCTGGGGACGCATTTGACGGTCTGCGTGGTTTCCGATGAGCGGGTAGTGGAAAATAAAGGCAAATTGCCCGTCATGAAGCAAGCGGAACGCGCCGCAGTCGTGGCCACCTGCAAATACGTCGATGCCGTCACGACGGAAACCCCGGCGAGCGTAACCCCGGAATTGATGCAATGCCACGGTTTTGACATCTACACCTTCGCTTGTGCTTCGGAACAGGAACGCCGGGAAAAATACCAGCTATGCGAATCCTTGCCGCCGGAGATGATTCAGGAACTGACCTACACCCCCGGCATTTCAACATCCGATCTGGTTATGCGCGTACGGGGTGACGCAGGGAGCAAATGA
- a CDS encoding trypsin-like peptidase domain-containing protein, whose protein sequence is MPTNGFFVRLIGYTLAGILLVLFLHSFLYHYFPGALQLNFFSGQNGQEHAEPRVVQARGNLAEDEKSTIELFENSRDSVVFITTRQRVMDAWTRNIFSVPSGTGSGFIWDDQGHIITNLHVVKGASEATVRLADGRDYRASLVGASPAHDIAVLKIGIGFQRPAPVPIGTSSDLKVGQKVFAIGNPFGLDWTLTTGIVSALDRSLPGGDGRTIDNLIQTDAAINPGNSGGPLLDSAGRLIGINTAIYSPSGASAGIGFAVPVDTVNRVVPQIISRGKYTRPAMGITVDSKLNNRLTQFLKVSGVVILSISPGSAADEAGLRGATLTPEGNIIANDIIVAVDGKSIDSVDKLLNRIDSYKIGDTIKITVLRNNDKVEVPVTLQPEE, encoded by the coding sequence ATGCCCACTAACGGATTCTTCGTTCGTTTAATCGGATATACACTCGCCGGCATCCTGCTGGTGTTATTCCTTCACAGCTTCCTTTATCACTATTTTCCGGGTGCACTGCAACTGAATTTCTTTTCCGGTCAAAACGGTCAAGAGCACGCCGAACCACGCGTGGTTCAAGCACGCGGCAATCTGGCCGAAGACGAAAAAAGCACGATTGAATTGTTTGAAAACTCACGCGATTCGGTGGTGTTTATCACCACCCGGCAACGCGTGATGGATGCCTGGACGCGCAATATTTTTTCCGTCCCGAGCGGCACCGGCTCCGGATTTATCTGGGACGATCAGGGCCACATCATCACCAATCTCCATGTCGTCAAAGGCGCCAGCGAAGCCACCGTGCGTCTGGCCGATGGGCGCGATTACAGGGCTTCCCTGGTCGGCGCCAGCCCGGCGCACGACATCGCGGTGCTGAAGATCGGCATCGGCTTCCAGCGCCCTGCTCCGGTACCCATCGGCACCAGCAGCGATCTTAAAGTCGGACAAAAAGTCTTCGCCATCGGCAATCCGTTCGGTCTGGACTGGACGCTGACCACCGGCATCGTCTCCGCGCTGGATCGCTCGCTGCCCGGCGGGGATGGCCGCACCATCGACAATCTGATTCAAACCGACGCCGCCATCAACCCCGGCAACTCCGGCGGCCCGCTGCTCGATTCCGCCGGCCGCCTGATCGGCATCAACACTGCCATCTACAGCCCGAGCGGCGCGAGCGCCGGGATCGGTTTCGCCGTACCGGTCGATACCGTCAACCGCGTGGTACCGCAAATCATCAGCCGCGGCAAGTACACCCGCCCGGCAATGGGTATCACTGTCGATAGCAAATTAAACAACAGGCTGACTCAATTCCTGAAAGTCAGCGGCGTGGTCATTTTAAGTATCAGCCCCGGCTCAGCCGCCGATGAAGCCGGATTGCGCGGCGCCACGCTGACGCCGGAAGGTAATATCATCGCCAACGATATTATCGTGGCAGTCGACGGCAAATCCATCGATTCCGTGGATAAACTGCTCAACCGCATCGATAGCTACAAAATCGGCGACACCATCAAAATCACCGTACTGCGTAACAATGACAAAGTTGAAGTGCCGGTGACGTTGCAGCCGGAGGAATGA
- the trxC gene encoding thioredoxin TrxC, with product MSLHIVCPHCHATNRVPADRLSASPKCGACHQAVFTAQPVELTESHFNHHITNNDIPVLVDFWAPWCGPCLMMAPSFAKAAATLEPDMRLIKINTEEEQGLAARYGIRSIPTLALFKGGREIARQSGAMSEHDLVRWAQAHNQ from the coding sequence ATGTCCTTGCATATCGTATGTCCGCACTGTCATGCCACCAACCGCGTACCGGCAGACCGCCTCAGCGCGTCGCCGAAATGCGGTGCATGTCATCAAGCAGTATTTACCGCACAACCGGTCGAATTGACCGAAAGTCATTTCAACCACCACATTACCAACAACGACATCCCGGTGCTGGTGGATTTCTGGGCGCCGTGGTGCGGCCCGTGCCTCATGATGGCACCGTCTTTCGCCAAGGCCGCCGCTACTCTGGAGCCGGACATGCGCCTGATAAAAATCAATACCGAAGAAGAGCAAGGATTAGCCGCGCGTTACGGTATCCGCAGTATTCCGACTCTGGCGCTGTTCAAAGGCGGACGGGAAATCGCCCGGCAATCGGGCGCGATGAGCGAGCACGACCTGGTACGATGGGCGCAAGCGCATAACCAATAA
- a CDS encoding MerR family transcriptional regulator has product MTLEIDAVSLEDTVFGLDELARSCHVSREWIIERVQWGLVLNGDLTGTAPEAWQFDSRSFLRIKRIVMIERDFEGNPELAGLVADLIEEVESLRARLHAAGLPED; this is encoded by the coding sequence ATGACACTTGAAATCGACGCCGTTTCACTCGAAGACACCGTATTCGGTCTGGATGAACTGGCGCGCAGTTGCCACGTCAGCCGCGAATGGATCATCGAACGCGTGCAATGGGGTCTGGTGCTGAACGGCGATTTAACCGGCACTGCCCCGGAGGCCTGGCAATTCGATAGCCGCAGCTTCTTACGCATCAAAAGGATCGTCATGATCGAACGCGATTTCGAAGGCAATCCGGAATTGGCCGGGCTGGTCGCCGACCTGATCGAGGAAGTCGAATCGCTGCGCGCCCGCCTGCACGCAGCCGGACTCCCCGAAGACTGA
- a CDS encoding DnaJ domain-containing protein: MEFKDYYKTLGVSRDATAEEIKKSFRRLARKYHPDVSKEADAEQNMKEVNEAYTVLSDPEKRAAYDQLGQRGFQAGGDFQPPPGWDSNFEFSGGFSDAQAADFSDFFAELFGTRMGAGARHTHQRRRGEDHHAKIMLDLEDSYHGATRNLTLRMPKLDGQGHAVLTEHTLNVRIPKGVHAGQVIRLAGQGGPGHAGEAAGDLFLEVHFNPHNRYRIENKDVYAALPVAPWEAALGATVKIPVPDGAVEVRVPENSQPGRKLRLKGRGIPAAAPGDLYLVLEVVLPAAATEKAREFYQMMARELAFNPRQNLGV; this comes from the coding sequence TTGGAATTCAAGGATTACTACAAAACATTAGGTGTCTCGCGCGACGCGACCGCGGAAGAAATCAAGAAGTCGTTCCGCCGTCTGGCGCGTAAATACCATCCGGATGTTTCCAAGGAAGCGGACGCCGAACAGAACATGAAAGAAGTCAACGAGGCTTATACGGTGCTGTCCGACCCGGAAAAACGCGCCGCTTATGATCAGCTCGGACAACGCGGATTTCAAGCGGGCGGCGATTTTCAGCCGCCACCTGGGTGGGATAGCAATTTCGAATTCAGCGGCGGATTTAGCGACGCGCAAGCGGCCGATTTCAGCGATTTCTTTGCCGAATTATTCGGCACCCGGATGGGCGCTGGCGCCCGGCATACTCATCAGCGCAGGCGCGGCGAGGATCACCACGCTAAAATCATGCTCGATCTGGAAGACAGCTACCATGGCGCCACGCGCAATCTGACACTGCGCATGCCGAAACTCGACGGCCAGGGACACGCCGTGCTCACCGAACACACATTGAACGTGCGCATTCCCAAAGGTGTGCACGCCGGGCAAGTGATCCGGCTGGCCGGACAGGGCGGCCCGGGGCATGCCGGTGAAGCTGCCGGCGATCTGTTTCTGGAAGTGCACTTTAACCCGCACAACCGTTACCGGATCGAGAACAAAGATGTGTACGCGGCGCTGCCGGTCGCGCCGTGGGAAGCGGCGCTGGGCGCAACCGTCAAAATACCGGTGCCGGATGGTGCGGTCGAAGTACGCGTACCGGAAAATTCCCAGCCGGGCCGCAAACTGCGCTTGAAAGGGCGCGGCATTCCGGCGGCGGCTCCCGGCGATCTCTATTTGGTGCTGGAAGTGGTACTGCCGGCCGCTGCGACAGAAAAAGCACGCGAATTTTACCAAATGATGGCGCGTGAACTCGCATTCAATCCGCGCCAGAATCTCGGAGTCTAA
- a CDS encoding DUF839 domain-containing protein: protein MNTFSPQRRKLLQYGFSSLGIFAGNALLPSAVKAASLIPLLTTHTGLLPPDQNGVRLPAGFTSRIIARSGQKLFDYRWHAAPDGGATFATGDGGWIYVSNSELDKQAGGAGALRFNAQGDIADAYPILSQTNRNCAGGHTPWQTWLSCEEIDKGQVWECDPFGRKAAQVRSALGVFRHEAVAVDTQNKQLYLTEDQPDGCLYRYTARSFDGTGNPNLDDGILEVAEIVDGRIGAVRWHPLPDPLATATPTRQQVAASTRFNGGEGIWYHQGIVYFTTKSDNRVWAYDAQQQYLSILYNAAVYLSPVLTGVDNITGNAAGELLVAEDGGDMQIVVLSADKVLPLLQLAGHDRSEITGPAFSPDGSRLYFSSQLGQTGRVEDGMTFEISGPF from the coding sequence ATGAATACTTTTAGCCCGCAGCGGCGCAAATTATTGCAATACGGTTTCAGCAGCCTGGGAATTTTTGCTGGTAACGCTTTGCTGCCCTCAGCCGTTAAAGCTGCATCCCTGATTCCGCTGCTGACAACCCATACCGGATTGCTGCCGCCGGATCAGAACGGCGTGCGCTTGCCTGCGGGCTTTACATCGCGCATCATCGCCCGCTCGGGTCAGAAACTTTTCGATTACCGCTGGCATGCGGCGCCCGATGGCGGCGCTACATTCGCAACCGGGGATGGCGGCTGGATTTATGTCTCCAACAGCGAGCTGGATAAGCAAGCCGGCGGCGCAGGCGCGCTGCGTTTCAATGCTCAAGGCGACATCGCCGATGCGTATCCGATTCTGAGTCAAACCAACCGCAATTGCGCCGGCGGGCATACGCCGTGGCAGACTTGGTTGTCGTGCGAGGAAATCGACAAGGGCCAGGTATGGGAATGCGATCCGTTCGGCCGCAAGGCGGCGCAAGTCAGAAGCGCGCTCGGCGTATTCCGGCATGAAGCGGTGGCGGTGGATACGCAAAACAAACAGCTTTATCTCACCGAAGATCAGCCGGATGGCTGTCTTTACCGCTATACCGCCCGCAGCTTCGATGGCACCGGCAATCCCAATCTCGACGACGGCATTCTGGAAGTAGCCGAAATCGTGGATGGGCGTATTGGCGCCGTGCGCTGGCATCCCCTACCCGACCCGCTGGCAACCGCTACACCAACTCGCCAACAGGTCGCCGCCAGCACGCGGTTTAACGGCGGTGAAGGTATCTGGTACCACCAAGGGATTGTTTATTTCACCACCAAAAGCGACAACCGCGTGTGGGCATACGATGCACAACAGCAGTATCTCAGCATCCTCTACAATGCCGCTGTGTATCTTTCACCGGTATTAACCGGGGTAGACAATATCACCGGCAATGCCGCGGGCGAATTACTGGTCGCCGAGGACGGCGGTGACATGCAGATCGTGGTTTTGAGCGCGGATAAGGTTCTGCCGCTATTACAACTGGCGGGTCATGACCGCTCGGAAATCACCGGCCCGGCGTTCAGTCCCGACGGCTCACGGCTGTATTTCAGCTCACAGCTCGGTCAAACCGGTCGCGTTGAGGACGGCATGACGTTTGAAATCTCCGGGCCGTTCTGA
- a CDS encoding multidrug ABC transporter permease produces MIHVLKIIVTLLMFLTVLFFINTMLTITTGFSAWLSTALSFACAAMAAWFTWKLAAGKRTHGFVAVISGALILGGLFFTLGFLGPMVFAKDTNQGPLIGVFIAAPLGVIVGAIAGYMYASKRHVSD; encoded by the coding sequence ATGATTCATGTTCTTAAAATAATTGTAACTCTGCTGATGTTCCTGACCGTACTGTTTTTTATCAATACCATGCTAACGATTACCACCGGTTTTTCAGCATGGCTCAGCACGGCTTTGTCATTTGCCTGTGCAGCAATGGCCGCCTGGTTCACGTGGAAACTGGCTGCCGGAAAAAGGACGCATGGATTTGTTGCAGTAATCAGCGGTGCATTAATCCTCGGCGGTTTATTTTTTACGTTAGGATTTTTAGGTCCCATGGTATTCGCCAAAGATACCAATCAAGGGCCGTTGATCGGTGTCTTTATTGCTGCGCCGCTGGGAGTAATCGTGGGGGCGATCGCAGGATATATGTATGCGTCCAAACGGCATGTGAGCGATTAA